A section of the Candidatus Dormiibacterota bacterium genome encodes:
- a CDS encoding peptidoglycan DD-metalloendopeptidase family protein yields the protein MKRILITLVLLLAPAQSVLAISSDDRHSVNYDTAFYDPSELCSDATSVGGGGNLSANIPPVWRDLIASAAPKHPDADPRLVAAVLWAEWRGWPEYKTSDWPDSDAGADGPWQFIDTSWNSMGRDGDGDGVKDRENPKDAVHAAFIHHRGSAGKPLANKGYDGDAEASFEAVVFERNGNNLLSFAANYNGRGAPDGTLLKNLPKGDQNSDYVRMVYWLIATDFAKGWLPESDKFVEAKTSKPGGGPLSSQGEVGICSSQNGSVSAEGYSFPVSPQRKSQNGGVIWMSQLPCSSDSCHHDGSAAFDISRKPGGDKVAGTPVYAISDGTIELLHIYNGVKGCYSFQLVSKDKFHYYYTHLQRPSVRNGQNVTSGSKVAEIGRRECTKPAFSDPHLHIDRGCIKNGVHQGGGYADCRDKGMNDIINKLYEDLPE from the coding sequence ATGAAGCGAATTCTGATTACATTAGTTTTATTGCTAGCCCCCGCCCAAAGCGTTCTTGCTATCAGTTCGGATGATAGGCATTCGGTGAATTATGATACAGCCTTCTACGACCCCAGTGAGCTTTGTAGCGATGCCACTAGCGTCGGTGGTGGCGGCAATTTATCGGCAAATATTCCGCCTGTTTGGCGTGACTTAATAGCCTCGGCAGCCCCCAAGCACCCTGATGCTGACCCTAGGTTGGTGGCAGCGGTTTTGTGGGCTGAGTGGCGGGGTTGGCCAGAGTATAAGACCTCCGACTGGCCCGATTCCGATGCCGGCGCTGATGGACCATGGCAATTTATTGATACCAGCTGGAACAGTATGGGCCGGGATGGAGATGGGGACGGTGTTAAAGATCGAGAGAATCCCAAAGACGCTGTTCATGCGGCATTTATTCACCACAGAGGATCAGCCGGTAAACCGTTGGCCAATAAGGGCTATGACGGAGATGCTGAAGCGTCTTTTGAAGCGGTGGTGTTTGAACGTAATGGCAATAACTTGCTCTCCTTTGCGGCTAACTATAATGGACGTGGTGCGCCTGACGGTACTTTGCTAAAAAACCTTCCTAAGGGAGACCAGAACTCCGATTACGTGAGAATGGTTTATTGGTTAATCGCAACCGATTTTGCAAAAGGCTGGTTGCCTGAAAGTGATAAATTTGTTGAAGCTAAAACCTCTAAACCAGGTGGTGGTCCTTTGAGCTCACAAGGAGAAGTAGGAATATGCAGCTCTCAAAACGGAAGCGTTAGTGCCGAAGGCTACTCTTTCCCGGTCAGCCCGCAAAGGAAAAGCCAAAATGGGGGAGTTATCTGGATGAGCCAATTGCCCTGCTCTTCGGACTCATGCCATCACGATGGTTCCGCCGCTTTTGATATTTCACGTAAACCCGGGGGCGACAAAGTAGCAGGAACTCCTGTATACGCCATTAGTGATGGTACGATTGAATTATTGCATATTTATAACGGTGTTAAGGGCTGCTACTCATTTCAGTTGGTTTCTAAGGATAAGTTTCATTACTACTATACCCACCTTCAAAGGCCGAGCGTAAGAAATGGCCAAAATGTTACCTCCGGCTCCAAGGTAGCGGAGATAGGAAGGAGAGAGTGTACCAAGCCTGCCTTTTCGGACCCCCATCTCCATATTGATCGCGGCTGTATAAAAAATGGGGTTCACCAGGGGGGCGGATACGCTGACTGCCGAGACAAAGGAATGAACGATATTATTAATAAGTTATATGAGGACCTGCCGGAATGA